In one Nostoc sp. KVJ3 genomic region, the following are encoded:
- a CDS encoding type I polyketide synthase produces the protein MILHEQSYSQHNQEEIFKKSISFGGQLEDIFRTLPEVLADAACHESKGITYIQNDESEYFQTYKDLYNDALNILNGLYQYGLKSGDKVIFQIGKNQDFIPALWGCFLGGIIPVPLTTAPNYDLDNAAVKKLYNVWQVLEKPVIFSDCELITEIEKLESHLEGLRLVSIDDLRSNKSRLNQNSPKVLHLTPQDPALLLFTSGSTGLPKGVMLHHCNLLSMSAGTVRMNNFTPAEVTLNWMPLDHVGAIVFLGIMAVDLACHQIHVPIELILRQPLKWLDLIQKHQATISWSPNFAFSLINQHAEKLNQSSYDLSSMKFLVNAGEQVSVKTIRLFLELLEKHQLQDRVIKPAFGMTESCSGITWSAGLSKDELTQDNSLVSLGRPIPGATIRIVDQENNVLLDNEIGRLQIQGFSVTEGYYNNPELNREVFQEGGWFSTGDLGYLHNGELVITGREKQEIIINGINYFAHEIETAIEELDGIAISYTSAFAVFDQNRETDLLVITFSSESEHLEQWVKLVREVRSHLTQKVGIAPAYVIPLEMGLVPKTSIGKVQKAKLKKDFEQGLFTTRIQEINDYLARERNKTQSLPQSENERQIAEVWCEVLQVSAVGLHDNFFELGGHSLHLIRVQNLLEKLFERQLPLAEMFKNSTVATLASFLTQEPNSTKATAEKSRKRAENRSRRSNDTHDIAIIGMAGRFPGANNLQTFWENLKNGVEAISFFSEEELLESGVSPELFNQPNYIRARPIIDKAEYFDSDFFGYTDREAELLDPQQRLLLQCSWECLENAGYNPNSYEGAIGMFAGASMNTYFINNCYPNRGQLDSTDELQPFTLDSTGGFQTMVANDKDYLTTRISYKLNLRGPSVNVQTACSTGLVVVHLACQSLLSGDSDMALAGAASVNSPQKIGYLYQEGSIISPDGHCRAFDAQGNGTIFGSGIGVVLLKRLKDALADNDDIYAVIKGSAINNDGGTKLGFAAPGGEGQTSVAEEALAFAGVEADTIGFVEAHGTGTKLGDPIEVDALARAYSAAQPGECALGSVKTNIGHMQIASGIVGLIKTALALKHQIIPPTLHFNNPNPQIDFSKTPFYVNTEAISWAAKQRDGKELPRRAGVNSLGIGGVNAHIVLEEAPVIIPQQHEIERPHHLLTLSARTEQALVDLAKSYGEFLENHLESDIYNVVFTANTSRIKFSNRLAVTGSQVSDFVDKLRGFGQQDSESVIHAQVDEKKPPKIAFLFTGQGSQYIGMSHQLYQTQPSFRRTLDQCETIYRELTGKSLLEVIFANSDVVLNHPSYTQPALFVIEVALAQLWHSWGIQPTAVLGHSLGEYAAACFAGVFDIESGLKLVTKRANLIAELPAEDGAMAAIFVDENFIHQACESQGIKIAIAAINTKEHTVISGEQTNIQKLCEYFINTGVKVRQLKVSHAFHSPLIEPVCEEFKNILREINFAKPQIPIISNLTGEVADDSIFTPEYWIQHLLQTVQFNQGVLSLQSLGCDTFIEIGPQPVLLGIVQSCIALSNPLILPSLRSGFSDWEVILASLGKLYVRGAEIDWFGVDKDYQPRRCALPTYPFQQRRHWIPLKTQLSTSSQESSLIKMLSQKDTTSLMQTLLETGNYSEGEKQTLSTIVQQLIKLHHQDNGNSDFDNLYYQLEWLPYALSNRKLQNLAKLRTDLDSYLREQIKTAPITGVSLAFAEMEKLSADFIVKALKDLGLFKINSILSPDDRIKEEYRLLWNHCLKILAETGILEKHGSDWKIISEPRQSNPDLIVDNLIAQYPNARIELTLFSRIAANLAAIFTGKISPLSILFSQDGQIGATQFYKDTSWAKVLNLGISKTVELLLTNYSQVEPIRILEIGAGTGATTHHLLEASASHQISYTFTDISPFFLETARETFAQFPFMEYKVLDIEKDPETQGFLPNYYDLIIAANVVHSTQDLQGETLPHIRGLLRPGGHLLLLELTNQSRWIDLIFGVTQGWWRFSDAYGGKLRNLRPDHPIITASTWQSILIESGFAQAEFVSPDEEIGSPLFQQSIIVAQNTDKNSDISGNWLIVTDRTDNLPLAIQEELIKYHSSCAIAHPEDSFDFATSSSWRGIIYLVDSDRTNQYESTLLNRCSYFLNLLQAIKKITNPPKLFLITEGGQPFGLDRPSFVTQSPLWALGRVIALEEPELWGGMIDLDPHADIATFLPALTNSVGEDHLLFRNSQAYVARLVPQESLPTKPVAIKAQATYLITGGIGHLGLKLAHHLADLGAKNLILTTRQKFPPRSDWDSQREFAEVIQNLITLESKGASVEICQADVGDFQQMSDIFASIKKTAYPLRGIFHLAGVSGRKVRLSECTLDDIKEVFQAKVNGSWNLHQLSLETELDYFVFFSSAGAIWGAKEQGLYDAASHSMDALAHLRHLQGLPATTLNWALLAGNGIVSEEYEDWLNKIGMKEIALDRAFKAMDAIIQSGQTQFLLADVDWVQFKKIYQFQGNKPLLEKLGKTQISIKSVKKSSSSRRFIEEAPPGERREYLFEYIGKQVATILGIKQIPDPNQGFLEMGIDSLLSIELKSRLEKGLEVSLPASLIFDFPNVTRLVEYLVGQVFGWQVNATVEVVEVKQEVSDELILQELADLEAFLGNS, from the coding sequence ATGATTTTGCATGAACAATCTTATAGCCAGCATAATCAAGAAGAAATATTCAAAAAATCAATCAGTTTTGGTGGGCAATTAGAAGATATTTTCCGAACTCTCCCAGAAGTTTTGGCTGATGCTGCTTGCCATGAAAGCAAAGGGATTACATATATCCAAAACGATGAATCTGAATATTTTCAGACTTATAAAGATTTATATAACGACGCTCTAAATATTTTAAATGGGCTTTATCAGTACGGACTCAAATCAGGAGATAAAGTCATATTTCAAATTGGCAAAAATCAAGATTTTATCCCTGCACTCTGGGGTTGTTTTTTAGGCGGAATTATCCCAGTACCTCTGACCACCGCTCCCAATTATGATTTAGACAACGCCGCAGTTAAAAAGCTTTACAATGTTTGGCAGGTTTTAGAGAAGCCTGTTATTTTCTCAGACTGTGAATTAATTACTGAAATTGAAAAATTAGAATCTCATTTAGAGGGATTACGATTAGTATCGATAGATGATTTGCGAAGTAATAAATCTCGATTAAACCAAAACTCCCCGAAAGTTCTTCATCTTACACCACAAGATCCAGCATTGTTACTCTTCACATCTGGTAGTACAGGTCTTCCCAAAGGTGTGATGTTGCATCATTGCAACCTTTTATCGATGTCCGCCGGGACAGTGCGGATGAATAATTTTACCCCCGCAGAAGTTACTCTGAATTGGATGCCATTAGACCATGTGGGAGCAATAGTATTTTTAGGGATTATGGCGGTAGATTTGGCTTGTCATCAAATCCATGTGCCAATTGAATTAATATTGCGTCAACCCCTGAAATGGTTAGACCTGATTCAAAAGCATCAAGCTACTATTTCGTGGTCTCCCAACTTTGCATTTTCCTTAATTAATCAACACGCCGAAAAACTTAATCAATCTTCTTATGACCTCTCCTCAATGAAGTTTTTAGTGAATGCAGGAGAGCAAGTTTCGGTCAAAACTATTCGCTTATTCTTAGAACTTCTAGAAAAACATCAACTGCAAGATAGAGTTATTAAACCAGCATTTGGGATGACTGAATCTTGTTCTGGAATTACTTGGTCAGCAGGTTTAAGCAAAGATGAATTGACACAAGATAATAGTTTGGTATCTCTCGGACGACCGATTCCGGGAGCTACGATTCGGATTGTTGACCAAGAGAATAATGTCTTACTAGACAACGAAATTGGACGACTTCAGATTCAAGGGTTTTCCGTTACAGAAGGATATTATAATAACCCTGAACTCAACCGAGAAGTTTTTCAAGAGGGAGGTTGGTTTAGTACGGGAGATTTGGGCTATCTCCACAATGGTGAGTTAGTGATTACTGGTAGAGAAAAACAAGAAATTATTATTAATGGGATAAATTACTTTGCCCATGAAATTGAAACAGCTATAGAAGAATTAGATGGTATAGCTATTTCTTATACATCTGCATTTGCAGTTTTTGACCAAAATAGAGAAACAGATTTATTAGTTATTACTTTCAGTTCCGAATCAGAACATCTGGAACAGTGGGTAAAATTAGTTAGAGAGGTTCGCAGTCATTTAACTCAGAAGGTAGGAATTGCACCTGCTTACGTGATTCCCTTAGAAATGGGTCTAGTTCCAAAAACATCTATTGGTAAGGTTCAAAAGGCTAAATTAAAAAAAGACTTTGAGCAGGGATTATTTACCACTCGTATCCAAGAAATTAATGACTATTTAGCTAGAGAGAGGAACAAAACCCAAAGTTTACCCCAGTCTGAAAATGAACGCCAAATCGCAGAAGTCTGGTGTGAAGTTTTGCAAGTTTCGGCAGTTGGTTTACACGATAATTTCTTTGAGTTAGGAGGTCATTCTCTCCACTTAATTCGTGTCCAAAACCTGTTAGAAAAACTTTTCGAGCGTCAGTTACCTCTGGCTGAGATGTTTAAAAATTCTACAGTTGCGACATTAGCCAGTTTCTTAACTCAAGAACCAAATTCAACAAAGGCTACAGCAGAAAAAAGTCGTAAACGTGCCGAGAATCGTTCGCGTCGGAGTAATGACACTCATGATATTGCTATTATTGGCATGGCTGGGCGATTTCCTGGAGCTAACAATCTGCAAACTTTCTGGGAAAATCTAAAAAACGGAGTTGAAGCAATATCCTTCTTTTCTGAAGAAGAATTATTAGAGTCGGGGGTTTCTCCTGAACTATTCAATCAACCTAACTATATCAGAGCAAGACCGATTATTGACAAAGCAGAATATTTTGATAGCGACTTTTTTGGATACACAGACCGAGAAGCCGAATTACTCGATCCTCAGCAGCGTTTACTGCTGCAATGTAGTTGGGAATGTTTAGAAAATGCTGGTTACAATCCTAACTCTTACGAAGGAGCCATTGGGATGTTTGCTGGTGCAAGTATGAACACTTATTTTATCAATAACTGTTATCCCAATCGCGGCCAATTAGATAGCACTGACGAATTGCAACCCTTCACATTAGATTCGACGGGAGGGTTCCAAACGATGGTGGCTAATGACAAAGATTATTTGACGACGCGGATTTCTTATAAATTAAATCTGCGCGGCCCTAGTGTCAATGTCCAAACAGCTTGTTCCACCGGATTAGTAGTTGTGCATCTCGCCTGTCAAAGTTTGCTGAGTGGAGATAGTGACATGGCTTTGGCTGGCGCTGCTTCGGTTAACTCTCCTCAGAAGATTGGTTATTTGTATCAAGAAGGTTCGATTATTTCTCCAGATGGGCATTGTCGCGCCTTTGATGCCCAAGGGAATGGCACTATTTTTGGCAGTGGAATTGGGGTTGTTTTGCTCAAGAGACTCAAAGACGCTTTGGCAGATAACGATGATATTTATGCCGTCATTAAAGGGTCTGCCATCAATAACGACGGTGGCACAAAATTGGGATTTGCAGCACCTGGAGGAGAAGGTCAGACTTCAGTAGCAGAGGAAGCTTTAGCCTTTGCAGGAGTAGAGGCTGATACTATAGGTTTTGTCGAAGCTCATGGTACGGGGACAAAACTCGGAGACCCCATCGAAGTCGATGCTTTGGCTAGAGCATATAGTGCTGCTCAACCGGGAGAATGTGCTTTGGGGTCTGTGAAAACAAATATCGGACACATGCAAATTGCTTCTGGTATTGTTGGTTTGATCAAAACTGCTTTGGCTCTCAAACATCAAATTATTCCACCAACTCTACATTTCAATAATCCCAATCCCCAAATTGATTTTTCCAAAACTCCTTTTTATGTCAATACTGAAGCTATATCTTGGGCTGCAAAGCAACGAGATGGCAAAGAATTGCCACGACGGGCAGGGGTGAACTCTTTAGGAATTGGTGGTGTGAATGCCCATATTGTATTAGAAGAAGCTCCTGTCATTATTCCTCAGCAGCATGAGATAGAGCGCCCCCACCATTTATTGACACTTTCTGCAAGAACAGAACAAGCTTTGGTAGATTTGGCAAAAAGCTATGGGGAATTTCTCGAAAATCATCTAGAAAGTGATATCTACAATGTAGTTTTCACAGCAAATACTAGCCGGATTAAATTCTCGAATCGTTTAGCTGTGACTGGCTCCCAGGTTAGTGATTTTGTAGACAAATTGCGTGGTTTTGGACAACAAGATTCAGAGTCAGTGATTCACGCTCAAGTTGATGAAAAGAAACCTCCAAAAATTGCCTTTTTGTTCACGGGACAGGGTTCTCAATATATTGGAATGTCTCATCAGCTTTACCAGACTCAACCAAGTTTCCGGCGAACTTTAGACCAATGTGAAACGATATATCGAGAACTAACTGGTAAATCTTTACTAGAAGTTATATTTGCTAATTCTGATGTAGTTTTAAATCATCCATCTTATACTCAACCAGCTTTATTTGTGATCGAAGTAGCATTAGCCCAACTGTGGCATTCTTGGGGTATTCAACCCACTGCTGTTTTAGGACACAGTTTAGGCGAATATGCGGCTGCTTGTTTCGCGGGGGTTTTTGATATTGAAAGTGGCTTAAAACTCGTCACAAAACGGGCAAACTTAATTGCTGAATTGCCAGCAGAAGATGGGGCGATGGCGGCTATTTTTGTGGATGAAAACTTTATTCATCAAGCTTGTGAGAGTCAAGGAATAAAAATAGCGATCGCAGCTATCAATACAAAAGAACATACAGTAATTTCCGGCGAACAAACAAACATTCAAAAACTCTGTGAATATTTTATCAATACAGGTGTTAAAGTTCGCCAACTCAAAGTTTCTCATGCCTTTCACTCACCACTAATAGAACCCGTATGCGAAGAATTTAAAAATATTCTGCGGGAAATTAACTTTGCTAAACCCCAAATTCCTATTATCTCTAATCTGACGGGAGAGGTTGCTGATGACAGCATTTTTACTCCTGAGTATTGGATTCAACATTTATTGCAGACTGTGCAATTTAACCAAGGAGTTTTGTCTCTGCAATCTTTAGGGTGTGATACTTTTATCGAAATTGGCCCTCAACCTGTTTTATTAGGAATTGTCCAGTCATGCATAGCTTTATCTAATCCTCTAATATTACCAAGTCTCCGGTCAGGATTTTCTGATTGGGAGGTTATACTAGCAAGTCTTGGTAAGCTTTATGTTCGCGGTGCAGAGATAGATTGGTTTGGCGTTGATAAAGATTATCAACCGAGAAGATGCGCTTTACCAACCTATCCTTTCCAGCAACGCCGACATTGGATTCCCTTAAAAACTCAATTATCAACTTCCTCACAAGAGTCTAGTTTAATCAAGATGCTATCTCAAAAAGATACAACAAGTTTGATGCAGACTCTACTAGAAACTGGTAATTATTCGGAAGGGGAAAAACAAACTTTATCGACAATTGTTCAACAATTAATTAAGCTGCATCATCAAGATAATGGTAATTCTGATTTTGACAATTTATATTACCAGCTTGAATGGTTGCCTTATGCATTATCCAATAGAAAACTACAGAATTTAGCAAAGCTTAGAACTGATTTAGACTCTTATTTGCGAGAGCAAATAAAAACTGCACCAATTACGGGAGTTTCTCTAGCTTTTGCGGAGATGGAAAAACTCAGTGCAGATTTTATTGTCAAAGCTCTAAAAGATTTGGGATTATTTAAAATCAATAGTATCCTATCTCCAGACGATAGGATTAAAGAAGAGTATAGATTGCTATGGAATCATTGCCTGAAGATATTGGCAGAAACAGGGATACTAGAAAAGCATGGTTCTGATTGGAAAATAATCAGTGAGCCGAGACAATCTAACCCCGATCTAATAGTAGATAATTTGATTGCTCAGTATCCCAATGCGCGGATAGAACTGACACTATTTAGTCGAATTGCTGCCAATTTAGCGGCGATATTTACAGGAAAGATTTCTCCTTTATCTATCTTATTTTCACAAGATGGACAAATTGGAGCCACACAGTTTTATAAAGATACCTCTTGGGCAAAAGTTCTCAATCTTGGTATTTCTAAAACAGTTGAACTTTTATTAACAAACTATTCTCAAGTAGAACCAATTCGGATTCTAGAAATTGGTGCTGGAACTGGCGCAACTACTCATCATCTGCTAGAAGCTAGTGCCTCTCATCAGATTTCCTACACATTTACTGATATCTCTCCATTCTTCCTAGAAACTGCTAGAGAGACTTTTGCTCAGTTTCCTTTTATGGAATACAAAGTTTTAGATATCGAAAAAGACCCGGAGACTCAAGGTTTTTTACCTAATTATTATGATTTGATTATTGCTGCAAATGTAGTACATTCTACACAGGATTTGCAAGGTGAAACTTTACCCCACATTCGAGGTTTACTGCGTCCTGGTGGACATTTATTACTTCTAGAGCTTACCAATCAGTCCCGGTGGATTGATTTGATATTTGGTGTGACTCAAGGTTGGTGGCGATTTAGCGATGCCTACGGCGGCAAGCTACGCAATTTACGCCCAGATCATCCCATAATTACAGCATCTACTTGGCAATCTATCCTCATAGAGTCTGGTTTTGCTCAAGCTGAATTTGTCTCTCCTGATGAAGAAATTGGTAGCCCTTTATTTCAGCAAAGTATCATTGTTGCTCAAAATACCGATAAAAACAGTGATATTTCGGGGAATTGGCTAATTGTTACCGATAGGACAGACAACTTACCCTTAGCAATTCAAGAGGAACTGATAAAATATCATAGCTCCTGTGCGATCGCTCATCCAGAAGATAGCTTTGATTTCGCCACTTCTTCATCTTGGCGAGGGATTATTTATCTTGTGGATAGCGATCGCACTAATCAATATGAATCTACTTTACTTAATCGCTGTAGCTATTTTTTAAATCTTCTCCAGGCGATTAAAAAAATAACTAATCCTCCCAAATTATTCCTCATCACCGAAGGCGGTCAACCCTTCGGACTAGATCGACCATCTTTTGTTACTCAGTCTCCCCTGTGGGCGTTGGGACGGGTGATAGCGCTGGAAGAACCCGAATTATGGGGAGGAATGATTGACCTCGACCCCCACGCCGATATTGCTACTTTCCTTCCAGCATTAACAAATTCTGTTGGAGAGGATCATCTTCTCTTCCGCAACAGTCAAGCTTATGTGGCGCGTCTAGTTCCACAAGAATCTTTACCAACAAAACCAGTGGCGATTAAAGCCCAAGCGACCTATTTGATTACAGGCGGTATCGGTCATCTGGGACTGAAACTGGCTCACCATTTGGCTGATTTGGGTGCAAAAAATCTCATTTTGACTACACGGCAAAAATTTCCACCGCGAAGTGATTGGGATTCACAAAGAGAATTTGCAGAAGTTATTCAAAATCTGATTACTTTAGAAAGTAAAGGTGCATCTGTAGAAATTTGTCAAGCAGATGTGGGAGATTTTCAGCAAATGTCTGATATCTTTGCCAGCATCAAAAAAACAGCTTATCCGCTACGGGGTATTTTCCATCTGGCTGGAGTATCGGGACGGAAAGTGCGATTGAGTGAGTGTACATTGGATGATATTAAAGAGGTTTTTCAAGCTAAAGTTAACGGTTCTTGGAATTTGCATCAGTTATCTTTAGAAACTGAACTAGACTACTTTGTATTTTTCTCTTCCGCCGGGGCAATTTGGGGAGCTAAGGAACAAGGTTTATACGATGCTGCTAGTCATTCTATGGATGCTTTAGCTCATTTACGTCATCTGCAAGGATTACCAGCTACTACTTTGAATTGGGCTTTATTAGCTGGTAATGGTATAGTTTCCGAAGAGTATGAAGACTGGCTCAATAAGATTGGCATGAAAGAAATTGCTTTAGATAGAGCTTTTAAGGCAATGGATGCTATTATACAATCTGGTCAAACACAATTTTTACTTGCTGATGTAGATTGGGTACAGTTTAAAAAGATTTATCAATTTCAAGGCAATAAACCTCTTTTAGAAAAATTGGGAAAAACCCAAATTTCTATTAAATCTGTTAAAAAATCAAGTTCTTCCCGCCGATTTATAGAAGAGGCTCCGCCAGGAGAACGCAGAGAATATTTATTTGAATATATTGGGAAGCAAGTGGCCACTATTCTAGGAATTAAGCAGATTCCTGACCCAAATCAAGGATTTTTAGAAATGGGGATTGATTCTCTGCTTTCTATTGAATTGAAGAGTCGTTTAGAAAAAGGTTTAGAGGTTTCTTTACCTGCTTCCTTGATATTTGATTTCCCTAATGTTACAAGATTAGTAGAATATTTAGTGGGACAAGTTTTTGGTTGGCAAGTTAATGCAACTGTGGAGGTTGTGGAGGTTAAACAAGAGGTTAGTGATGAGCTAATTTTGCAAGAGCTTGCAGATTTAGAAGCTTTTCTTGGTAATTCTTAA